A DNA window from Lepidochelys kempii isolate rLepKem1 chromosome 9, rLepKem1.hap2, whole genome shotgun sequence contains the following coding sequences:
- the FAM168B gene encoding myelin-associated neurite-outgrowth inhibitor: MNPVYSPGSSGVPYANAKGIGYPAGFPMGYAAAAPAYSPNMYPGANPTFQTGYTPGTPYKVSCSPTSGAVPPYSSSPNPYQTAVYPVRSAYPQQNPYAQQGTYYTQPLYAAPPHVIHHTTVVQPNGMPATMYPAPIPPPRGNGVTMGMVAGTTMAMSAGTLLTTHSPTPVAPHPVTMPTYRAPGTPTYSYVPPQW, encoded by the exons ATGAATCCTGTTTATAGCCCTGGATCTTCTGGGGTTCCCTATGCAAATGCCAAAGGAATTGGTTATCCAG CTGGTTTCCCAATGGGCTATGCAGCAGCTGCCCCTGCCTATTCCCCCAACATGTACCCAGGAGCAAATCCTACCTTCCAAACAG GTTATACACCAGGAACACCATATAAAGTATCCTGTTCACCCACCAGTGGTGCAGTGCCACCTTATTCTTCTTCACCCAATCCCTACCAGACAGCTGTGTATCCGGTTCGAAGTGCCTATCCACAGCAGAATCCATATGCACAG CAAGGCACTTACTACACACAGCCTTTATATGCAGCACCACCCCACGTAATCCATCACACCACAGTTGTGCAGCCTAATGGCATGCCAGCAACTATGTATCCTGCTCCAATTCCACCACCAAGAGGAAATGGTGTGACTATGGGAATGGTGGCTGGGACCACTATGGCAATGTCAGCAG GTACTTTGTTGACAACTCATTCCCCAACTCCAGTAGCCCCTCATCCAGTTACTATGCCCACATATCGGGCTCCAGGAACACCAACCTATAGCTATGTGCCCCCCCAGTGGTGA